TGGATTTAAAGTGATTGGGGCTAAAATGTCGATTATCGCAAATTAAACAAGAATATTTTTGTGGTTTAATTAAACGAGAAAACAAGAAGTAGTAGttggaattaaaattttcaaattacatttacaaaaaattattaatggcGTATGACTTCTGGCGTGCAGAGAAGATAGTGAGCCCTCAAACACTAGATCAACGTTTGCTCCAGTATGTGGGCAATCCTTTTTAATTGGCTGCAGGGGAGCTCCAAAAACTATTCCGGCTAACTCCAGGATTGACGGAGCACCTAATTTCTCCGGCTGACAATCATCTTAGAGTTTCCAGAATAACTCCgatttcggctgaaaaaccggtAAATCTTGCAATCTTAAAGCTAATTTAATTCTCAAATCTGTCTTTATATTACAATGCTGCACTacgatttttttgcaatttcatgTCGAGTCGTAGATGTGCAATGGGAAATATCCATGAGCCAGTACTCCGTTAGCCATAGCATACATAGTGTAACAGATGCAATCAATCGTTCCATGTTTTGCGCAAAGGTGATGCTTGCTTCCTATGACCCAAATGGAGCGGCAAGCGCCGAAAGAAATTTTCGATTGAGTTACACTCAAACACACAACTATTCGCCCATTTTGATATAGAATTTGACAAAGAAGGTGGTATAAATAGAGGAAGCCAGTTGCTTAGTGTTAGTTAAGATAAGTTTGTGAATAGCAAGATCGTCAGTGTAAACGGCAAATACTGTAGATAAAAATAACAGTTGCTGAATCCATACCGAACTACCCTAAATTTAATTCCGCTAGCATAGCTACAATTTGATATCGAGCTAATGTCTCAGCAAagagcaaatatttattatttaaataatccaTTCTGAACTCAAGGAATATAAGGAAATAACGTTTTTGTCTCCAAATACTTGTTGCATTAGCATTCGTCGATGGTGGTGAGCGTCACTAAAGATACGCGCCATCTGTTGGTGATTAGTGGAACAACTTGACTTAGCTTGACATAAAAGTTCTGTTCGTTAGACAAATTTTCATAACCAGCCGGAAATCGCCAACACGcaagaaatttgaatttctgtgAGCTTTTTGACTGTTTGCTGTCGAACTTTACGATTTgctatttaaaatcaaaacgaaATAATGAGCCAAGTAATTCTTTCTGAAATGGTGGAAATTTAATCCAGCTTCGTTTTGCCTTCACGAGTGGGCTTTTTTCACCTCGGATACCTACTTCTATCTGTTTTTGTTAGGTTTAGAGAATTTCGCGTTTCgatatttttactttgaagAGAACTGTTTTGCTTAAGTTCTTGCCTTTTTTGCTGACAGTTCAGTTAGACTGAATTTAATATTTCGCTATCCTGTTTTATATTCGCGTATGTGATAAAAAGATCTGTAAAACGGGTGAATAAGATTTTGTATTCAatgttttttacttaatttctttCACTACATCTATTTTTTTTACGTGTTCACAAAAAAGCATTACTTCGGCTGCATcctcacggcagatggtggagcagatgaagctgtcaactgcaggctaaacaaagcaagggcggcattcggacGAATGTATACCGTATGGAAGAGTTCGCTAATCTCTAGGcacactaaactacgaatattcggctcatgcgtgaagttCGTAGAGTTGTAcagaagcgaaacatggctggtctctaacaccatcacacaaagactacaatctttcgtcaaaaAAGGCCtttgcatcatctgcagaatattctggccaaacaccatcagtaacgacgcactgtggagattaacgaacgaggagcccatctttaggcaaatcaaatacagaaagtggcaatggataggtcacacactgaGAAAACTACCAGAGAGTATCACGAGAAAGGCACTGGACtcgaacccgcaagggagcagaggtcgcggtcgaccaaaaaacatttcgagtaggtcgatgttgcgcgaactagcggatgccgacatctcatgggactgtgcaaaagcaacagcacagaaccgtgttcGATGGAAGCGTCTTGtagaggccctatgctctcggGAGGAgtgaacaatgaaaaaaattgcgatGTGTACGCGTAATCACAAAATCAATTATAtagttgggttaggttaggctagccAAGTTTCTTATCTAAGGTAAGGCACTCAGCGGCCCTAAGGTTCATTGTGATACCCGTATTGGATTTCCtttccctaactaagttgcttaaaccacttagagctttagtccctccagtgagacattgtgcaaatttcccaggcctctaagaaataatcgccaagatatttggtacggcttctttgaagtgcacaACATTCACAGAAGAAGTATGGTACCGGCTCAATTtcttgatctgttgaatccaagcagataatttgtccttttaagatgcAGTTCTGGGCATTCTTTGCATTCTTCAACAAATCTCGAATTGATGTGCGTTGGGCCCcgtgccttgatcgctgcttggcCATCAACGAAAATGGAAAGGTTTGCCGGAGGTAAGTCCAttagtcttatcgtttttgctgttttgtcTATAGCGTGGATCTCAGCACTACAACTGTCTGGGAGTCAAAGGGAGCAATTTAAGGATATTTGTTCCAAATACACTCCGATCTAGTGTCACTGTCCATCGTTAAGCCGTCAGTATTTATATGGTGACCACTATCACCTGTTGTGGCTCTGGTCTGCCAATCCTTTCAGTCGGGTATTCTTATTTTATAGTCTTTTTTCAGATCTATCTTGAGCCCCAAATAGTGTATTTTCGGTGCGTCTTGCAAGTGCTCCACCAGCGCCGCCCGAGGCTTTCTTCATCCTTTCCTCGGTGTTCCTTTTCCAAAAAAGTAACTAATGCaagttttcataataatttttggtattttactaTTACAACATGTCGAGTATTTGTTGTAAGATATACACATCTTTGGATGGCGTGAGTGCTTCTAGAGATAATGgccgaatttgacagaatcagctctTTTTGGATGTGCTAACAAGAACACTTAGattgtgatatacgaaaaaaatcaaccaatgacacttcgttgcggTCAGAGCAACGATTGATTGGACGAATGTAAATATGTGGAATAATTGAGCGCATTTCGGCTGGCGATAAAATTGTGTTAgtgattccaaaaaaaaaaaaatattaaaaatttcacctGTTGCTTggttgctatctgaacaacgactggatggacgagtgtgtgaatatgtgagaaatgatcgtgcagaattcggctgctgaATCCTTCGTGATGTGTCAACCGAAGTTTCtcccacaattttctttttctccatAGTCAAAGggcaaaccttgtaaatctatcatccttggcttTAAACTCGGTAATGGGTATAAAAACATGGCTGAGCTGCAGGGATTATAAGTGTTCAGCCGCATACTTGCATGGCAGCTCTATTTcacgatttataattttaacaggtaaattaactttttaattacttcatttttttagaaaccTACATCtgtgtttacaataaataatagtggcgcgacatattgcaagttttaattatttatatattttaataattttttttattatgtttttttataaaaatatactttatgCTACAATTAAAAGCTACATATCTcagagtttcaaactttgtacacaatttaagaaaatcccaataattttttttcaacaaattttcatcaaacacccgtgcgactttttttttgtttcccaagttgaagttaccacttcgtcgaaggagatttcagtcgatagagagatcaaagagaatgccacgaaggagctgaaggccatccccccgtcggcctaccaggggtgcatggagcactgggttaaacgttgtcacatttgtgttgcttcagacgggtcatattttgatggagataaaataaaagtatctctgttttgctttatttaaacatttgtgtcatctattcctgggccatataatagttcttcagccgtcatagcagcttccaaaatatcgatttgctgttgcctacgtagcattctaccttctcgagtgttatcgttagcgcgcttatccgccactttcatacgtgcaacatccattttttcagcatacCGACGTGAATTAGGCCCgaacgccctttgttaattgttcaataactcgaaaagtatttgtgggattaccttcaaattttcacacaatatttttaaaatattatactttaagaaaatgcggaaaaatctaatttttgaaaaattctgactacccctaggaaggtaggtaggttagatggcaagagtaccccagatacactacaagtagcacttacgtgccgttttgataccataatgtggaccactagcccaggaacccagataagggaactGCTTCCAgtacgttcgagacgtttgagttcctccttacaggagtttaccagAAAAGAGCTGTAGTACGGCGAGGACAGGGCCTTGAccgccgcttgactgtcggaaaaaatataaatgtctctctcccaacagcgatccctaagcattttgcgtgCTTGCAGAAGACCTCTGCTCGAAAAACGCTACCcatttccggcagtttaaaggagacggAAATAttagctgatttagagaaaactcccGCTCCCACTTCAGATTCCATCTTTGATCCGTCCGTACCGACTCTCCACTCTTTCCAATCTTgactgctcggaaagatagccctagcacaaccctcaaaacccagtttgcggatggagagatcagtgcgaagtaCAAAAAacgaaggggagatctgctgcAAGATTCTACTATTTCCTACAGCTTCTCCAGAGGCCAAGCTTCTTCtccctaatagcgctctgagcagcaatgggtTTAACAtacagatccacaggaagtaagtgcagaataacgttgagcgcagcagtgtGACATCTTCTACAAgtaccagtgatgcccacacatgcagttctctgcattCTCGCTAGTTTAGTgatgttgtagcccttctgaagtgctaaccaccaaaccaggcaaccgtatgtcaaaattggcagaatcaCTAAGTTGCACATCCAAAGTACGAGACGTGTCTTGAGACCCCATttcttgccgaacatagatttacaggcgtagaaggctatattggtcctcttaactcgattttctgtGTGCGGCTTCCGGTGGAGCTTGGGGTAAAGTATTATACCAAGATACCTGACTTCCCATGAGAGTGTAAGGCACTGGTGATTTActcttggaagcttaaaaggtggaggcttgttCTTCCTGGTTAATAGCATCAACTTCGTTTTGTCTGAgatgactctgagaccgcaacggGCAGCCCACCTACTGAgtgtgcaccttccaaaatttcagccattactgatgtgAAGGGTTCTGAGACCATCAAGACCAAGTCATCGGTGTATGCTACCACCTTAAACCCACCCCTGTTTAAGCGAGTTAAAACTTCATCCATAGTTACTAGCCAAAGGAGTggcgagaggacgccgccctgcGGTGTACCTCTATGTTCGAATCTAGCGATTCTGGCCAATCCTGCCacagcatttatttccctaccaccaagcagggacgagatccagaggtaGATAGGTCTTTCTACCCCCAGCCTATTTAGAGAAGTGACAATTGACTCAGCCTACActtaaccccttaaaaaaaatttttcttagttCGATGATTTTTATTGAAAGTATTTTCACGTAAACTTaggtactattttttttattttttatttttttgttcgtctTAATTAGTATATCATCGCATTTCGCTGTAAATATTATAAGTaagtgttatttttattttttttttttaatttttgttttttttgttatttattgaatGATCGTAGGTACATAAATCGATATAATCGCACTTTAAGATTATTGTAAAAGTACGCGTACATATGTCTGTGATGAATACCATAATTAAGTTGTGACATatataaaatacacaaaaatacaCAAAGTGATAGCagttctatgtatgtatgtatgtaaatatgtataagaatagaagatgaaataaaattacaaagatTTAAtgtagaaattgtaaaaaaggtACACATTTTTCGTTTTCCATAAATAATTACATGAATGTCTGAGTACAgttaggaagaagaagaagaagaagacaataCAAAAGTTAAACGATAGATACAAATACAACGTGGATTTGTGAATGCATTTCACATTCTTCCGATGGACTCCTCTTtgctacttgttgttgttgttgttggtgttgttaacTTTGGTGATCGCAGCAACGTTTCGTTGCTTTACTTGCAGGCAGCCATTTTTCGTTGATACGAGTATTGATTTGTTGCTATAGCTGGCGTGCAATGTTGCAACAAGCGCAGTTTTCCATTTTTCCTTAATTTAGtggttttttctttgtaatattttttttttgttttttgtgaacaCACATAAACTATAAACACGAGTACTGGGACGCAGTTCAGatccaattaattttttttttttagttttttttttactttattaaactttaaatttgttttgtatttgtatttaagcGTAATCACGTGCGCTATCCAGTTTTCTCATCTGTATTTTAAGAAAGGTGAGACACGTTTTAATAGACAAAAATCtatgatataaataaataagattagAGAATTAAGCAAATGGGATAAGCAGGCAATAAGCAGGTGgtgtgtgggtgtgtatgtgtgcgtgtacatatttacaaatgtgtatgtatttaaggTGGTATTAAACGatcttttttgttattgttgtaattgtatTTAAGTATGTTGTATGAGTATGTATAGCATTGAGTTTTGGTGCGGGTGCAAGAGCATCAGCGAGTGCGTTTTCATATATAGAAATTTggctttttttgcatttttttgtttttttggcatttttaattttttttaatttttacagaaTTCCAGCGCTCGATTGCTCAGATCGCCATTTCAAATTTGTTGCATTacaacacgcacacatacatatcaaCATCCAATATGCACTGTGCAACTGCACTAAATTCGAGTTAGGTATTACAAAATTTCCTCTACTCAACTTTACACTTTCGATTTGCGCAATCAaacactcggaattcattcgctttgcatttgttttcgttttaagttttaagttttttgtttttgttttttgatttctgttttttttttgttttttgttttttgttttcttttttttagtttttgatttgtttttcgttttgtttttggttttttctgttTAGTAGAAATCTGAGTTTTTCCAGGCTTTAACAGAGCTCACCTCACGCTCATCGGCGTGTGTCCGATATTTCTCGGACACCTCAATCACCTTAACGGAGGTGTGCACGAGCGGCTTCTCCAGCACTTGTGTGTAGATGAGCGCAGCCGCGATGCCACCCAAAATGGGACCAGCCCAGAATACCCAGTGTGCATCCCAATTGTCGACAGCAAAAGCAGTGCCCAGTGTGCGTGCCGGATTCATGCTGGCGCCAGTGTAACGAATGGTGCCCAAGTGACCCAGTGTGACTGACAGGCCAATAGCGAGTGGCGCGGTGAAACGGGAGTCTGGAAAATGTAAGTGAGAAAGTTATTGaaatttcatagaaataaaattttataaaaagtaaaccgAGAATTGGTTAGCGCGCTTTATACTCGTAAGGGATGAAGTTAAGCGAAATGCTGCATAGATTTGgtaagaatagttaaaaaactACACCTTTTTCAGTTTGAGTTCAGAGAGTTGCAATTCATATTCAGAATTTGCATCTAAAAGTATTCAGAATTACCACCTCATAAAGTTGAAATTCAATGTAAAATAGTTACTATTtaaattcagaaattttcattacaaattcaaaaattttcattagaaactcagaaattttgatttctaattcaaaaattttcattacaaattctgaaattttcatttataattcaaaaattttcatttcgtattcagaaatttttatttttaattcaaaaaattccattacagagacaaaaattttcatttctaattcagaaattttcattacaaatttagaaattttcattgcaaattcagaaattttcatttctaatttacaaattcagacattttcatttctaattcaaaaattttcatttctaattcaaaaattttcatttcatttctaaaattcagaaattttcctttctaatttagaaattttaattaaaaaaattccattacaaataaaaaaattctcatatccaattcacagaaattttcattacaaatttagaaattttcattgcaaattcagaaattttcatttctaatttacaaattcagaaattttcatttataattcaaaaattttcatttctaattcagaaattttcatttctaattcagaaattttcattacaaattcagaaattttcattagaaattcagaaattttgatttctaattcaaaaatttccattacaaattctgaaattttcatttataattcaaaaattttcatttcttattcagaaatttttatttttaattcaaaaaattccattacagagacaaaaattttcatttctaattcagaaattttcattagaaattcagaaattttgatttctaatacaaaaattatcatttctaatttagaaattttcatttttaattcaaaaaattccattacaaagacaaaaattttcatttctaatttagaaattttgatttttaattcagaaattttcatttctatATTAATTCAGAAATTTCTATTACAAATTCagaaatgttgatttttaattcagaaattttcatttttaattaaaaaaattccattacaaattcaaaaatttgcatttccaATTCagaaatttccattaaaaattcagaaattttcatttataattcaaaaattttcatttctaattcagaaattttcattagaaattcagaaattttaatttttaactcagAAATTTCCATTACAATTTCAGAAATTTCTGTTACAAATtcagaaattttgatttttaattcagaaatttccatttctaattcagaaattttcattacaaattcagaaattttcattagaaattcagaaattttgatttctgattcaaaaatcttcatttttaattcagaaattttcattacaaattcagaaattttcattacaaattCAGAAATTTCCATTTCTATTCCAATTTCCATTACAAATTCAGAAATATTCATttctaattcaaaaattttcatttctaatTCAGAAATTTCCATTAGAAATTcagaatttttcatttctaattCAGAAATTTCCATTagaaattcagaaattttcctttttaatccagaaatttcacttacaaattcagaaattttcatcacaaattcagaaattttcattagaaattaagaaattttgatttctaattcaaaaattttcatttttaattcagaaattttcattacaaattcagaaatttccatttttaatttagaaattttgctttcttatttacaatttcagaaattttcattacaaaGTCAGAAATTTTCCTTTCTAATTCAAAAATGCCCaacttaatttcaaaaaattccgtATTCACTGTACGAAAACGAGATTTTAAGTCGCATAGTCGCAATTATgctgaaaaattttaacatttttatttgtttttttattctgtaTTGCACCAATATGACTTTGCCTACTTAGGATCCAACATtaataccaacaacaacgtcagcTGAGAGATCCAGTGAAGAATAAGTCTTGCCAACGGGTGCAACTTTGGGCTCGGTAGGCAATTGAAAAGCAgaaatacgaaataaaaaaacgctCTCGCAATCACTCATCCTCCCGGTCTTACTGTATGGCGCTGAGTCGTGGACATTGACGAACACCGATGGGCGGTTTTTAGTagctttcgagagaaaaattcttcgcaAGATCTTTAGTCCAATTTATGTGAATGATGCGTACCGCATAAGATGGAACCAcgtgcagtacgagctgtacgccgACATCGACGTAGTGAAACGTATTCAAATTGGACAACAACGCCCCAGCAATGAAGGTGCTCTTTTCGAAATATACTGGTGGAACTCACAAAAAAGGACGTCCTCATttacgttggaaagaccaagtcgaCGATGATCTGACCGCCATTGGTGTTTCTGACTGGCGTCAATGCGTACAATGCAGAGGCGATTGGCGCAACATTTTGCCAAGCGGCCAAGGCCGATCACCGGTTGTGCTTGCCAGCTAAGTAATAAGTatagttcatatgtatgtatatttgaaagtgGTAATGATAattggttcaaatctcggtgaaacaccaaaattaagaaaaacatttttctaaaagcggtcgcccctcggcaggcaatggcaaaccaccgagagtatctctgctatgaaaaagcttctcataaaaaatatccgccATTCGGacttggcttaaaactgtaggcccctctatttgtggaataacatcaagacgcacaccacaaataggagtaggatctcggccaaacacccaaaaagagtgtacgcgtcaattatatatatatgtgtatatatataaatatatgaaattccTTAAATCTCACCTGGTTTATTTGCATCACAAGCGCCAAAAACAGTTAGCACCAAGACTAGACCTAAAAAGAATTCTATACCGAGACCCTGCAGTTCGGTAATGTTGGGCGCAAGATGTGTGTGACCTAAGCCATTGTAGTAAAGCTCATCGATGAGTGTCTGAAAGTTaggaaaattcaattaaaaaaaaaaaaattattaaaaattatttacttagaaaaaaaaattaagatcatTTTATACTCACACGAATGGCGGCTGTGCCGGCAATGGAACCCAAACATTGGAATATTATGTAAAATACGGCACGCAGAACAGACACACGTCCCGCCACCAATAAGCCAATTGTGACGGCGGGATTTACGTGACCACCGCTAATGTTGCCGATAacctaaaatgtttgaaaatgtagagaatttttgtaaattagtaaatatttatagcAGTTTTATATATGCAGTAGAAAATTTAAGTGTAATCTGTACAAATATGTGcgtgtatatttgtatttgccaAAGACAAGTAAAATTAAGTTATTACAtgacatacacacaaacattttcaCAATTCGACACGTTTTCACTTTCaagtagcaaataaataaaaatacatttgttgCACTGTAATGCACAAACATACacgtatataaatacatacatatgtacatatttacatgcatttgaTGTTCAATGTTAGCTTATTTCGCACTGCCAGTGCACTTGCTTTCATCTCTGTCCAATGACATTTTCAAATGATGCCGCCACTGAGTTTCgcggtttttattattttgaataattttcacgGCGCCACTTTTATAGTAAAAACCATTTGAGAAAGCAAATTTTCGGCTATCTAAATAAGTGtttcaaacaaacaaatgtttGCTTGCTTACTTACAGTGGCGCTAAAGCAAAGTCGAACATTAATTACAGTTGAGTTCCTCACAATAGCAGT
The sequence above is drawn from the Anastrepha obliqua isolate idAnaObli1 chromosome 4, idAnaObli1_1.0, whole genome shotgun sequence genome and encodes:
- the LOC129244918 gene encoding aquaporin AQPAn.G isoform X1, whose product is MPQKFEYSLGVHELKSKEHRLWQALVAEFLGNFLLNFFACGACTQPEDGTFKALAFGLAVFIAITVIGNISGGHVNPAVTIGLLVAGRVSVLRAVFYIIFQCLGSIAGTAAIRTLIDELYYNGLGHTHLAPNITELQGLGIEFFLGLVLVLTVFGACDANKPDSRFTAPLAIGLSVTLGHLGTIRYTGASMNPARTLGTAFAVDNWDAHWVFWAGPILGGIAAALIYTQVLEKPLVHTSVKVIEVSEKYRTHADEREVSSVKAWKNSDFY
- the LOC129244918 gene encoding aquaporin AQPAn.G isoform X2 produces the protein MPQKFEYSLGVHELKSKEHRLWQALVAEFLGNFLLNFFACGACTQPEDGTFKALAFGLAVFIAITVIGNISGGHVNPAVTIGLLVAGRVSVLRAVFYIIFQCLGSIAGTAAIRTLIDELYYNGLGHTHLAPNITELQGLGIEFFLGLVLVLTVFGACDANKPDSRFTAPLAIGLSVTLGHLGTIRYTGASMNPARTLGTAFAVDNWDAHWVFWAGPILGGIAAALIYTQVLEKPLVHTSVKVIEVSEKYRTHADEREMRKLDSARDYA